In Pirellula sp. SH-Sr6A, the DNA window TTTCTGTTCCTACCGTTCTCAGAACGGTATTTGCATTCCGACCGCCCGAGGGCAGCTCGGAATACCGTTTTGAAAACGGTAGGATCACAAACGCCGCTTGGAAAGTGGCTACTACCATAAGCGCCGTTTGAAAAAGGGCTACTACTTTGGCGGCTGATTCGTGAAAACGGAACCATGGCATGGCTGGCTTAGTCATCTTCGGAAATCGAACGGCAGTCGAAGTTGCTGAGGCTGCAGAGCTTGGGTGCAAGCACTTGTTCGACACCATCCTGGTCCGATTCTTCGCGGAACCCGAGTTCTCGCAATCGCTCGCACCGGAGCTAGAATCGCAATTGGGTGCCGTGCATTACCTCGCGGGTGTCGCGGATGTGATGGCTAAACTGAGAATTATTTCCGCTTGCTCCGCGCGAGGTTGGCAACCCGCCACGGTCATCCATCCCTCAGCCGTGGTCGCGTCTTCAGCCCACATCGGGGATGGCGTTTTCATCGGTCCGCTCGCGGTTATCTCTTCGCATGCCCAAGTCGCCGAGCATGCCATTGTCCACCTTCATGCTTCCATCGGACACGATGCCCACGTAGGCGCCTACTCCGCAGTCCTCCCAGGCGCACGTGTCAGCGGAAATGTCCGAATCGGCAAACGAGCTCTGATCGGTAGCAACGCGTTTCTCAATGCAGGAATCTCCATCGGCGAAGACTCGCAGGTCGATGCCTTGACCTACGTCTCCCGCCATTTACCTCCGGGGATGCTTGTTTCCACTCGATCACCACGACCGGTTCCACGAGTCAATCTCTCTGGAGTCACTGAATGAATTTGGCTCAACAAATCGTAGCACGGGTCGAACAAGCGATCGGGAGGAGCAATGAGACGATCCTTCTGCATCGCCCCTACTTCCCTCCCTCGACCAATCGATACGTCCAAGAATGCGTGGACACGGGGTGGGTAAGCTCCGCCGGTTCCTATGTCACGCGTTTCGAGCAGCTCCTCGCCCAAACCACCGGTGCCAAAAGAGCGGTTGCCACCGTCAATGGGACCGCAGCATTGGAAATGTGCTTTCGTTTGGCAGGAGTCCAGAGCGGCGATGAAGTTCTCGCACCCTCGCTTACATTCGTCGCCACCGCCAATGCCATCCACCACTGTGGAGCCATCCCCCACTTCGTCGACGTTTCGGTCGAACGGCTTTCCATTTGCCCTGAAGCATTGCGCCGGTATTTGCAGGCGATTGCGACGACCGGAAGCCATGGAAAGCTGGTAAACAGGCAAACAGGTCGACGCATAGGTGCACTATGCGTGATGCATTGCTTTGGACATCCCGCAGCACTCGATGACCTCCTCGCGATCTGTCGGGAATTCGATCTCACTCTCATCGAAGATGCGGCGGAATCGCTGGGTTCCTACTACCGGGGCTCGCACACCGGCAGGCTCGGGCTTTTGTCCG includes these proteins:
- a CDS encoding DapH/DapD/GlmU-related protein — its product is MAGLVIFGNRTAVEVAEAAELGCKHLFDTILVRFFAEPEFSQSLAPELESQLGAVHYLAGVADVMAKLRIISACSARGWQPATVIHPSAVVASSAHIGDGVFIGPLAVISSHAQVAEHAIVHLHASIGHDAHVGAYSAVLPGARVSGNVRIGKRALIGSNAFLNAGISIGEDSQVDALTYVSRHLPPGMLVSTRSPRPVPRVNLSGVTE
- a CDS encoding LegC family aminotransferase, whose product is MNLAQQIVARVEQAIGRSNETILLHRPYFPPSTNRYVQECVDTGWVSSAGSYVTRFEQLLAQTTGAKRAVATVNGTAALEMCFRLAGVQSGDEVLAPSLTFVATANAIHHCGAIPHFVDVSVERLSICPEALRRYLQAIATTGSHGKLVNRQTGRRIGALCVMHCFGHPAALDDLLAICREFDLTLIEDAAESLGSYYRGSHTGRLGLLSAVSFNGNKIVTTGGGGAILTDDEQLADLAKHVTTTAKVPHRWEFHHDRIGWNFRMPNINAALGVAQLEIFSQLLAAKRELKDRYERAFGDLEPVTLLSEPSDGQSNYWLNGFRIPGASVAERDAVLDALNSAGYQSRPIWEPMHQLPMFANSPRDDLPRTEQLKGEIVNIPSSADLVPSHLLEAVTPL